From the Erinaceus europaeus unplaced genomic scaffold, mEriEur2.1 scaffold_1101, whole genome shotgun sequence genome, the window GGGGCTGTCAAGTTGTCTTAGGGTCACAAGTAGGTGAAGAAGCATCTGGATAATTAATACGTTTACACAAAACATGTGTCTATTAAATTGTGTTGGAGGAGGAAGTCTGTTGGCCTAATGTGAGCTACTATCCAGATGTGCAATGCATGAAAGTAATGTTAAGAATTATAAAAGCAGTGTTTTTCACTGAGTGTGAATTATTTTGCACAAAAATGAAACTACCAAGTGGTGTCTGACTTAAGAAACGTTATCTATATATCGTCAGATATCTGTCAAACCTCCACACTCAAGTAACTCCCAGAAATATTAGCTATTGAGGGCACTTACTTTTGACAGCATGCTTTTTGagcatatttctctttttccagacgttttctgtttctctctgttaccAGTTGCTCTTCCGGAACTTCTGCAATCCCCATGGATGCTGCAAACTTTGCTGCTCCTTGGCCAGTCAGAAAACAATGAGGCGTCTTCAgccagggaaaggaagggagggaggaaggaaggaagttagctttctgaaaaagtcacagTCTTTCTAACTGTTCCAACTGTGTGGAAATAATTACTTCTCTCTGGGTAGAAAGGCTCAGATATGCAAATGTTTATCGACTTGCTTTCTTGAATGTTGACAAGAACCTGATTCTcttgtattaaaaaaaactccAGATGACTGAGAATGAGActtatatgatttttttcataaacaaacttgatccttttttttttacatttacacTATTAAAAACAGATTGATTGCTGAGAGAAAGTTGAAGAGAATACATGAAGACAGTACAAAACCAATCAAATTAGGTGGACAGAATTGAAATTCTAGCTTATTTGAGAAACATAAATAACAGTGCATCTGTTCTTTTGTAGACTTCCAGGAGAACAGTGATCTCAAGTATTTTCCAACAGTCAAATCTTCCCTgttcattttagaaaaaaaaaaaagaatgtgcatgAGTGCTTACACGTgagcatgagagagaaagacagccagccCCACCTCAGAGGCCCTGCTGCCGTttgaggtggggctggggattgtcCCCAGGGCCCCAGGCACCCGGTACCTCTGGGTCACGGAAGCACAGCAGTTAATAGTTCTGGAGGGAAAGACGGTgattcagtcacacacacaccttttccatGACAAGCCGTGCAAGCTTAATGGGGTTCGCTATACAGCGGACTGCAGACACGGCTCCTGAGGACAGATCTTTCCCACTCATGATACTTGCATCCATTTCCACTTCACCATTTGCATTCAAGACAGATCCACAACCTAAAaacccaaggggggggggggttagggagGAAGAAAAGCACGCATTAAGGATTCACCAATAGCCCCAGCGTATCCTCTACGCCGTCTACTTTAATTCAGCCTCTGCTTCGTTGCCACCAcacatttctttaatttttcaaatttatttcccttttgttgctctttttcttgttgtagttataattgttgttgttattgatgtacaaacttataagataacaggggtataatttcacggtttccaccaccagagctctgtgtcctcattccctccattagaaattgcagtcgggagtcaggctatagtacagcgggctaagcgcaggtggcgcaaaacacaagactggcataaggatcccagttcgaaccctggctccccacctgcaggggagtcgcttcgcaggcggtgaagcaggtctgcaggtgtctatctttctctcctcctctcagtcttcccctccctctctccatttctctccgtcctatccaacaacaacaacaacaacaataataactacaacaataaaacaataagggcaacaaaagggaaaaaataaataaaataaatataaaaaaaaagaaaaaaaaagagaagaaattgcAGTCATTCTCCATGGTCACAGAtatatgatttttctttcttttttttttatatttatttattctatttattcccttttgttgcccttgttttttattgttatagttattattgttgttgttattgatgtcatcattgttggaaaggatagagagaaatggagagaggaggggaagacagagagggggagaggaagataagatacctgcagacctgcttcaccgcctgtgaagcgacctccctgcaggtggggagccgggggctcgaaccgggatccttacaccggtccttgcgcttaacccactgcgctaccgccgactcccactttttttttaaacacacaccTGACTTGGCCTTCTGTGACCTGTACGAAGGCCTTGCTGATCTGGCCTCTTATTTTTCCTCCGTCTTCACTCCTTGACTACACTTAGAGAATTACCTGGTTCTCCATCACTGCTGCACCTCACACACACTCCACTCGACTTTCTCCAGCTCTCTGCCTGTGCACCAAACTATTCTTGACTTCACTGTGTCCTGGGTACCTCTATTTCCTCACTTGTAAAATGGATAAAAAACAAAGTTTAGGAATATTTAGAGGACTTTATAACTaataccagacaaggtaaaattcATGTCTGATATCCAGTAAGAAATTACCAAGTGCACAAAGCAATGGGAAAATATGAACCAtagtgaggggggaaaaaaatcaacaataagGCAAgggcagatagtataatggttatgcaaacggactttcatgcctgaggctccacagtcccaggttcaatccccctgtaccaccataaagcacagctgagcagtgctctgataaaaaacaaaacaaaaaaacaaacctcaataGTAACAGACCCAGGAACTATATGACAGAAAGCAGTAGACCAGGATGTTATTTAAAACAGCTACTGTAACTCGAGAGCATGCGCACCAGAACTTCAAGGAAAGTAGTAGAAGAACCTAACCAGAACTTCTAGAGATGGGGAAGTCTGAAACGAAGAACACACTGGGGGCCATCAAAGTGACAGCGAGACACGGCAGCAGCAAACATCAGTGAACTTGAAGCACGGCACAAACTACTTTAAACAGAGACGCGAAAGACTGGAAACGAACAAGAGAATATCACTGAATTCAGGGACCGTGTCAAGCGGCACAGTATGTGTGTACCGGCATCCTCAAaagaagaagcaagagtgagagttgggtggtagcgcagcaggttaagcacaggtggcacaaagcgcaaggacccatgtaaggatcccggtttgagcccccggctccccacctgcaggggagtcgcttcacaagtcgtgaagcaggtctgcaggtgtctgtctgtctctccccctctctgtcttcccctcttctttccatttctcgttgtcctatccaacaacaacgactaaaacaacaagggcaacaaaagggaataaataaataaataaataaataaatatttttaaaaaaaaaaaaaagaagcagcagcagcaagagAATGCTGCTGATAGGAACAAATGGAAGCTGGCCCATACCCTGTGAAGAGCAGCCAAGGAAACGCTCAGAATTCCAGAAAACGGCCTGTGCTATGACCCAGCGACTTCTCTCCTGGTGATCCATCCAATGCAAACAAACACACCCACGacatatatatgttcatagcGGCAAAATTTGTAATTGTCCAAACACGGATGCAacgtaggtgtccaacaactactcagctattaaaaataatgagttcaccttcttcaccttatcttggatggagcttgaaggaatcgtgttaagtgagatcagccagaaagagaaggaagaatatgggatgatgtcaacaACAGGTAGAACTTTAAgtaggagggacagagagggaaaacacagcAAAACTAGGACCGGGCTGGGTGTGTTTCACCAGAGCAAAGGGCACTGGAGAAGGGGGGTGGATGGTGGGTGGAGGGGTgttgggtcctggcacatgatgatggaaaagggccAAAGTCGGAGAGGGGAGAAACCGTGCCTGTGTTCAATAACTGTGCTGTATACCACTAACCCCTCTAGTAAAACGATACTGAAAACATTGAAGAAAGCAACATTTTCTTTGTCAGATTTGATGAATACTATAACTTCGCAGATCGGAACAGCTCAATAAACTCTAGGCACACACAAAGGAGACTATAGCCGGGCACACTGTGCTCAAACGCCTCAGCGCtaatgggaaagagaaaaatctcgAAGTGACCCAGAGAAAGAGCCGCTAGGTGGAGGACAACAAAGGATGGCAGCAAGAAAACCAGGCCAGCAGGGCATAGTGGGACGACCGCTTTAAGATCTGGGAAACCGCAAAACTGTCCAGCCGGAATTCTCTACTGAAGGGTGGTATCTTTCAagtacaggaagaaaaaaaaaaaaaaagaaaaagaatttacaaACACATAAAAACAGAGGGCTTGTGAGCTAGCTTGCTGGGGTAGGGCACTGCTTTGTTTTGTGCACAATGAGGTTCAAGCCAGGCTCCTATTACAGGGAAGGAAAGGtgggtgctgtgctctctctctctctctccctctgattctgtctctaaaaacataacataacatgacatgacatgacataaCATAAACAACAAGACATACAAAAGCTGAATGAATGAGTCAATAGCAGATGTGCAGTATATGAAATGTTAAAAGTATTTCAGACAGAAGGAAAGTAAAAGCAGATGATTGGCTGGGATCCACTTAAAATGGCTGATGTGGGGATAAACAAAAATACTCTTCCATTTGCTTTTATAATCTctttaaaatgtaaacatttgCAGGAAAATACTAAGATCATTATTTTCTATAATAATAGTATTTCTATAGTCATTTTTAGCACGCACAGAAGGGGAATATATGCCAGTTACAGGACAAGGGGAGTCTGTGGTGACTGGGTTCTCACAGATGGGTGGAGTGCTCTGAACTCGAGGAGGCCCTGTACAGTGAGGGCTGTGCACTCTAGACCCGGAAAGACCCCTTGAAAGAGATGTGTAGCTACTAGGCCGACAAAGGAGGGGACATGGAACATCTAGTTATTCCAGAACAAAccagaagaagacaaagaagaaacagACTGACAAACAAAAGATTGGACAGACAGGAAACAGCAAGATGAGAGATTTATACCAAGGGTATTAGCAATCCCATTAAGGGTAAAGTCTAAACACTTCAAAGGCAGAGACTGTCaaactgttttttaatatttgagagagagagacagaaagaccagggTATTGCCTAGTTCTGCTAAGCAGTGCTGTcaggaattgaagctgggactgttgggacctcaggcttgtaaGTCTAGTGTGCTACAGGTGTGTTATCTTCTTGGTCTGAGACTGCCAAATTGACTTAAAAGGTATGACACAATTATAAgaaactctttttttatatttatttatttctcctctttgttgcccttgttttttagttattgttgttgttattgatgttatcattgttggataggacagagagaaggggaagacaggggggaaagaaagaaagacaccggcagacctacttcaccgcctgtgaagtgactcccctgtaggcgaggagccgggggccttgaaccgggatctttacttcagtccttgcactttgcacctcaagcacttaacccactgcactaccgcccgactcccggaagaaACTCTCTTAAGGACACAAATAGACTAAAAGtaaaataaggacaaagaaataCCCTGTTAAAATGAATTCAGCAGAAGCTGGAATAGATACTAATAAGCAGATACATGGCATGTTAGGTCAAGTGTACTTCAGAATAAGGAACATTAATTAAAATGAATGTTAGGAATGATAAAGGTGTCAATTTATTCATTAGACAACAATCTCTGTACTAACGACAGTTTCAAAACATGTGAAGTAACAGCTGACAGGACTCAAAGGTGAGACAGACAAGCCCACAATTAAAGTGAGAGACCAATCCTCTGCCACAGTGACTtaccagaaagaagagaaaagcaagGGAAACAATATCTAAATATTATCAACAAACTTGAAGGGACTGAGGTTTATAGAATTTTCCATCCCATAAAGTAGagtatattcttaaaaaaaaaaaaaaaggaagtgtaaGTGGGTGATTTACCTACCAAAGTCAGACCATATTCTGGACCAAGAACCAAACTTCCAGAAGTGAAAGAATGTTAATCCAACAAAGTACAACTTTTGATCATAAGATCATCAAATGAAAAATCAGTGAACAGATAAATTGTGTGGAAAACCCACGAACGGCATCACAAGGGAAATGACTGAATAAGttataaatacaatgaaaaaggaaagacagtatgagatgacatttttaaaatttacttatttttatttattattattattattatttttaccagggcactgctcagctctggcttatggtggtgtgggggactgaacctgggactttggagatttaggcataagagtctttttgcataaccattatgctatctaccctccactgtaAGATGAAATTAATGAGTGCTTGTGAATGAGTGCAATGCTGTAAATGCTTGCATGGAAAGGAACAGTCTCAAATTCATGACCCAAGAGAACAGTAAATGATTCTGGAAGCAAGCTGAAGAAAGGGGATAATAAAGAAATcagaggagtcgggaagtagcgcagcgggttaagcgcaggtggcacaaagtgcagggaccgatgtaaggatcccggttcaagactctggctccccacctgcagggaagtcgcttcacaagcggtgaagcacgtctgcaggtgtctgtttttctctccccctcctctctccatttctctgtcctatccaacaacgacgacaacaataacaactccaacaataaaaaaaaaaaagagaaagaagtcaatgAAATCCAGAGCAGAAAAGagcaaaagaaataagtaaaataaacagcCCAAAGCAAAATCTAGGTTTTTGAAACAAATAATACACTTGACGCAAATATAACTAgtcttatctggaaaaaaaaaaaaaagggcacaaaTCGTAACAGCAAGACTGAAAAGGGGACATttctatttataataaaataataataaatactgaaAATTAACTCTTCTCCCCTTACATTCAACAACTGATACAAAATAGATACATCCTTGAAACAAATATTGACAAATTCACTTAAATAACAAACAGATAACTTGTTAAAGAAACTATTAACCtggattttaaaaaagttttttttttttttttttttttgccttcaaggttattgctggggcttggtgcctgtgttatgaatccactgctcctggaggctatttcccccccttttgttgcccccgttgttttatcattgttgtggttatcattattgttgtcactgatgtcattgttgttggataggacagagaaatggagagaggaggggaagacagagaggggggagagaaagatagacacctgcagaccggcttcaccgcctgtgaagcgactcccctgcaggtggggagcctgggcctcaaacccggatccttacccggtccttgcgctttgtgccgtgtgcgcttaagcCGTTGCACTACCGACAGCCCGACCcccaaagatttttatttttatttatttattaaagaggaaaaaacaccACTCTGGATAAATGCTCCAACAGAacaagggctggggaggcagtgcAATGGTCCCGcgaaagactttgatgcctgagactggggtctgaggttcaatcccgagCATCACCACGAACCTGAgccgaacagtgttctggtctctccccctccccattaaaataaatactacaTCTTTGAAATCTTATATTTTGGTAATCCAGTatcaaatcactagtaaaaatgaattataaaaaatgaaataacagtCTGGGGGTTGGCATacatggttgagagcacacatcgcTGTATGCTTGGACTCAGacagaagcagaactgcaggtctctctctctctctctctctctctctctcaatatctatctccccttctctcttgatttctctgtctctatccaataaataacacaCAAATATATTAATGCTAAAATTTAAACTAAAAAActccaacaaaacaaacaaaaacaagatatTCTAGCTTCACTGGAAAATTCTACCAAGCATTTACAAAGAAATAATACCAACTGCATTCACACTAGAAAATCAGGAAACACTTTTTAATCCATCATACAAAACACATTACTCAGACAGCAAAAAAAGCAGGCAGGtatcataaaagaaaataaaattgttgggggtcgggcggtagcgcagcgggttaagtgcacgtggtacaaagcgcaaggaccggcgtaaggatcccggttcgagcccccggctccccacctgcaggggagtcgcgtcacaggcggtgaagcaggtctgcaggtgtctgtctttctctccccctctcttcatttctctgtcctatccaacaacgaacgacatcaacaataataaccacaacaaggctacaacaacaagggcaacaaaagggagaaaaaaatggcctctaagagccgtggactcatggtgcaggcactgagagccagcaataaccctggaggcaaaaaaaaaataataataataaaaataaaactgttaaCTAGTATCCCCCACGGACATAGATACAGAGTTCTTTTAGTTTCATATTTGACATACAGAATCTGTAATGTGCAAAAAGTGACGAATCTACCGCTTGCCTTCACCTATTGCTAACACTTCATTTGGAGGGTAGGAATCTTAGAAGATTCCCacgttctctcccttctcctataGCCCTGCCGCCGTTTAGTACACGTACCCTATGCTATAGTAACCCAATGAAATGCTAACATTTTAAACAGTCATCTATATTAAGATAAAAGtgtttgcattttaattttttcgACTCCAACATCActgttgaggaaatgttgatttacaggacttTTGTTATCACAAGGTACATTTCCATATTTCACTAGGGCATGTAAAATTCTTGAAAATGTTaccagagggctgggtggtggtgcactcacttgagtgcacacattagaccGGACTTTCAAGTCCCGGGTCTTCAcctgtgggggtgagggaggggggatgctttaattgatgaatcagtgctgcagttctctctctctctctctctctctctctctctcctttcccttctcaatttttctatttctatccaataaatgaataaatgcacacacacttagaaaagaagattctatcaggactggggagatagcatagtggttatgcaaccttttgcataaccatgcagAGGCACTAAAGGTTTAGTTCCCAGTACCACTAGAAGTAACTGGTACTCTGGTGTCTGTTGAGTGTTTGAGGCTGTGGGGTGGTTACACAGGTGTCAAATTTCCCAAATGGGTTCACTCATAGTCTCTGTGCAAAGACGTGAAACAACCAATAAGTCAGCCAACCAACCAActaaaccaccaccaccaaccccttCTTTCCATAAGTGAATTGTGAGAAGCAGGTTGAAGACAAAAGGGTGAATTATTTCAACTTTAACTAGAGGTTGAACCCAGGTGGGACCtctaagcctcaggcaggacagtctctTTGTGTCACTGTTACTAGCACAAACCCCCTGCCCAGTTAAAGTTCATAAGGCAACTTGGTCAACAGGTGAAAGATGGATACTCTTGAGagtttgtttggaggttctagcagctGAGCACAGCTACTTGTATATCCTCTGTATTCTGAGAAGGcctgcagcttcgggagggacgtgcatggagcagtgagggagagaggggacaccTGCCGGGCCAGCCAGATCAAAAGGTGACAACTCTTTATTCACCTTTGGcacaaagatggggggggggagcgtaaaggtttttttttttgttttttttaaaagggtttttaaattttttactgagGGGATTGAcagtttccaataaataaagttgttggtacatgtgcaaaacTTCTCAGTTTGCTGCAAAACATTCTAATAAACAGGTACcaaaaagcaggaatagagcagatgaaaattagGGACctcagggtagaaagaagctaggaagtctattttaggtgtgttccaaggaTCCACAGTGttcataatttttgcctgagtttgacagctaacatgaaggtggactaaacATATTGGCTGGGAAAATGGTGctggagttgagaataggactagaaagctggattagggcacagagtagctTCCCAACTTTCATAGGGTGTATAATAAATACAGTGAACACGGTTTCACCATTCATCTGACCTATCCATAACACTTCTCTTAAACTCTTACACACGTCACACCTGGGCCAGCTTCCTATTGGCCAGCTGGGAGCACCAGGTATGGTTACCTTGTCCAAACTCCTCCCACAGTGTGTACCttttgtggaattatatccctgttacctcgttcattttgtaaatcaatattaaatcattaataaaataaaaagcacaaaagaaaaaaggttatgcaaagagactttcatgccttaggctccaaggttccaggttcaatccccagcatcaccataagccagagctgagcagtgctctgttccctctctctctttctgtgtagctctcattaagataaataaataaataattaaaaagaagaagtcgTGCACATCGAGGGGCCCTCTGAGAACTTCTCCACGGCCTTCGGGAACCTGTCCCCAGCGTTCTTTTCTAATTTCACTTCTGCAGGAAACCTACCTCCTAACTTAACAAAGGAAGATAGGGAAATCGCaaacctaggggccaggtggtggcatactttgttgagcgcacatgttacagtgtgcaaggacccaggttcgagcccctggtccccagggggaaagtttcacaagtggtgaagcagtgcttcaggtgtctgtctctctcagtctctatcacccccttccctctcaatttctgtctctatccaacaaataaagattttttttaaaaaaatgagaaaaaaaaagaaaaaaaaaagcaaacctaaCACCCTGTTCccttgaaccccccccccccaaggggaCTGAGCACCTTCCACCCCTTCCGTACCCACCTGCATTGAACTCGGGGTCGTCCTCCAGCGCCGCCACCGCGCCCTCCACCGCGTCCAGCGCGCTCCCGCCCGCCCGCAGGATGCGGTAGCCCAAGGCCGCTGCGCGCAGCACGCCCTGGCGCACCCGCTCCCGCCGCTCCCGGGAGATGCTGCTGGCGCCGCCGCCGTGCACCACGAGCACCAGCGGGTTCATGGCGTGTCCTGGGGGCGGCCGCAGTCAGCCCATGGCACCCACCGGCCCCGCGAGGGAGGAGGTGCTGCCCTTTGCAGGGAAGGCTGAGGACTGGGAAAGGGCCTGGTCCTCCAGCCCTCGTGCGGGCTGGGGCACCACGTGGGGTGGAAAGCCCCTCCAACCCTAGCAAGGCTGCCaccaggcctcagtttcccccggGTCCTGCACCTGCTCCctggggcctcagtttcctcggGGGATCCTGTACCTGCTCCctggggcctcagtttccccgggGATCCTGCACCTTCTTCCctggggcctcagtttccccgggGATCCTGCACCTGCTCCCTGGGGCCTCAGTGCCCCCGGGGATCCTGCACCTTCTTCCctggggcctcagtttccccgggGATCCTGCACCTGCTCCctggggcctcagtttccccgggGATCCTGCACCTTCTTCCCtgaggcctcagtttccccgggGATCCTGCACCTTCTTCCCTGGGGCCTCAGTGCCCCCGAGGGTCCTGCACCTTCTTCTCTGGGGCCTCCGTTTCCCCGGGGCTCCTGCACCTGCTCCctggggcctcagtttccctgggGGTCCTGCACCTGCTCCCtgggggcctcagtttccccgggGATCCTGCACCTGCTCCCtggggcctcagtttccttggGGATCCTGCACCTTCTTCCCtgaggcctcagtttccccgggGGTCTTGCACCTGCTCCctggggcctcagtttccccgggGGTCCTGTACCTTCTTCCctg encodes:
- the LOC132532416 gene encoding isoaspartyl peptidase/L-asparaginase-like, with the translated sequence MNPLVLVVHGGGASSISRERRERVRQGVLRAAALGYRILRAGGSALDAVEGAVAALEDDPEFNAGCGSVLNANGEVEMDASIMSGKDLSSGAVSAVRCIANPIKLARLVMEKTPHCFLTGQGAAKFAASMGIAEVPEEQLVTERNRKRLEKEKYAQKACCQK